From Bacillus pumilus, one genomic window encodes:
- a CDS encoding NAD(P)H-dependent oxidoreductase, with product MRDKEQLKKEIIEAYEFRHATKEFDPTKKIPEDDFAFILETGRLSPSSVGFEPWKFLVVQNEAFREKLKEYTWGAQKQLPTASHFVIILARTDARYDSAYAEYINKEIKGMTDETFEMVKERYKEFQENDLHLMENDRTLFDWASKQTYIALGNMMTAAAQIGIDSCPVEGFSYDEIHRILKEEELLEGGQYDISVMAAFGYRVIEPKRGKTRRPMDEVAVWIR from the coding sequence ATGCGAGACAAAGAGCAATTAAAAAAAGAAATCATTGAGGCGTATGAATTCCGTCATGCGACAAAAGAGTTTGACCCGACGAAAAAGATTCCAGAAGATGACTTTGCGTTCATTTTAGAAACAGGAAGACTCTCCCCAAGCTCTGTCGGGTTTGAGCCTTGGAAATTTCTCGTCGTTCAAAATGAAGCATTTAGAGAGAAATTAAAAGAATATACATGGGGTGCGCAAAAGCAGCTTCCAACTGCCAGCCATTTTGTGATCATTTTGGCAAGAACAGACGCCCGGTATGATTCAGCATATGCAGAATACATCAACAAGGAAATCAAGGGAATGACAGACGAAACGTTTGAAATGGTAAAAGAACGCTACAAAGAATTCCAAGAGAATGATCTTCATTTGATGGAAAATGACCGTACGCTCTTCGATTGGGCTTCCAAACAAACATATATTGCCCTTGGAAATATGATGACAGCCGCGGCACAAATCGGCATTGATTCATGCCCTGTTGAGGGATTCAGCTACGATGAGATTCATCGTATTCTTAAGGAAGAAGAATTACTTGAAGGTGGTCAGTACGACATCTCTGTCATGGCAGCCTTTGGGTATCGAGTCATTGAGCCAAAGCGCGGCAAAACGCGTCGTCCGATGGATGAAGTAGCCGTTTGGATTCGTTAA
- the cccB gene encoding cytochrome c551 produces MKKSGLMMLFAVMLLVLAACGGNSGSSDKEGSKSASTVSSGEEIYQQNCIGCHGKDLSGGGGPSLKEVGKKYNESQIADIAQNGKGSMPSGMVDEKQAKEVAKWLAEKK; encoded by the coding sequence ATGAAAAAAAGCGGATTAATGATGCTGTTTGCAGTGATGCTTCTTGTTCTTGCGGCTTGTGGAGGAAATTCAGGCAGCAGTGACAAAGAAGGCAGCAAAAGTGCTTCAACTGTGAGCAGTGGTGAGGAAATTTATCAGCAAAACTGTATTGGCTGTCATGGGAAAGACCTATCTGGTGGAGGCGGACCAAGCCTGAAAGAAGTAGGGAAGAAATATAATGAAAGCCAAATCGCAGATATTGCACAGAATGGTAAAGGCTCTATGCCAAGCGGAATGGTAGATGAGAAGCAAGCAAAAGAAGTGGCAAAATGGCTTGCAGAGAAAAAATAA
- a CDS encoding PDZ domain-containing protein: MSSEWMGAGLKAVGLFLIHPLFYFMILISLLHGYIRVKRERKAFQTRIEDVYDELKFTYSKGWILGICLSIISVGLGIALPPGFIVLIAAMTIVCSLFFKASALSSAYTLGFSFIAALGLMFFQVSHSWLPQLSMMNASAVVILLGLLLMTEGILAYRTAHLRTSPAMVMSARGLLIGQQRANRLWLLPLVLLMPAGEFTSSLPWWPVLQVHDQSFSFILIPYIIGFGQRIQGSLPIVSIQITARRILMLGLAVALLGAASIWFEPIAWGAVLIAIVGRAFLSWKQRVNDNAAPFYFSKRNQGLMVLGIIPNTPAADLKLEIGEVITKVNGIEVKTVSEFYEALQTNRALTKLEIIGLNGQTRFEKRASYEGEHHQLGILFVKDDPQQESTAISS; the protein is encoded by the coding sequence ATGAGCTCGGAGTGGATGGGAGCTGGATTAAAAGCGGTCGGTCTGTTTTTAATCCACCCTCTTTTTTATTTCATGATATTAATCAGCCTGTTACATGGCTACATCCGCGTAAAGCGGGAGAGAAAAGCGTTTCAAACAAGAATAGAAGATGTATACGATGAACTTAAATTTACATATTCAAAGGGATGGATTCTAGGGATTTGCCTATCCATCATTTCAGTAGGCTTAGGGATTGCCCTCCCGCCTGGATTCATCGTGCTGATTGCAGCGATGACCATCGTTTGCTCTTTATTCTTTAAGGCGAGTGCGCTTTCGTCTGCATACACACTCGGTTTCAGTTTTATTGCGGCACTTGGACTGATGTTTTTCCAAGTGAGCCATTCTTGGCTGCCGCAGCTCTCAATGATGAATGCATCAGCCGTTGTTATTTTGCTAGGTCTTTTATTAATGACCGAGGGGATTCTAGCCTATCGAACGGCACATTTACGAACATCGCCTGCAATGGTGATGAGTGCGAGAGGACTTTTGATTGGCCAGCAGCGGGCAAACCGCCTGTGGCTTTTACCGCTTGTTTTGCTGATGCCGGCAGGTGAATTTACTTCTTCTCTGCCATGGTGGCCGGTGCTTCAAGTACACGATCAAAGCTTTTCATTTATTTTGATTCCATACATCATCGGTTTCGGGCAGCGGATTCAAGGATCACTGCCAATTGTGAGCATTCAAATTACGGCACGGCGTATTCTTATGCTTGGACTCGCTGTTGCTTTACTAGGTGCTGCAAGTATTTGGTTTGAGCCGATTGCATGGGGAGCTGTATTGATAGCGATTGTCGGAAGAGCTTTCCTCTCATGGAAACAGAGAGTCAATGACAATGCGGCTCCATTCTACTTCTCTAAGCGTAATCAAGGGCTGATGGTGCTGGGAATCATTCCGAATACACCTGCAGCTGATTTAAAGCTTGAGATCGGAGAAGTCATTACAAAGGTGAATGGAATTGAAGTCAAAACCGTTTCGGAATTTTACGAAGCCCTTCAAACCAATCGTGCTCTGACAAAGCTTGAGATCATTGGCTTGAATGGTCAGACAAGGTTTGAGAAACGCGCTTCTTACGAAGGGGAGCATCATCAGCTTGGCATCCTGTTTGTGAAGGATGATCCACAGCAAGAATCAACGGCGATTTCATCATAA
- a CDS encoding sulfite exporter TauE/SafE family protein, translated as MYIILTMLLLGILLGFVGAGGAGFVIALLTLIFDIPIHTALGTSLAAMAFTTLSGAYSHYREGNIQLKSGLIVGALACVASFAGAKVAPFIPEESLHYLTAGMLFLSAVFMMIKLFVLKEDTEHQPLSSRQLLIRGIILGLVSGLLSGMFGIGSAPFIQVGLLILLRLSIRQAVGTTMLVIIPISIGGGIGYITEGYVDFILLIQILIGTVLGAFIGAKFTRLAPKLLLKSAVLLTPIIAGLLLLF; from the coding sequence ATGTATATTATATTGACGATGCTTTTATTAGGAATTTTATTAGGATTTGTAGGAGCAGGCGGGGCTGGTTTTGTCATCGCATTGCTTACGTTAATTTTTGATATCCCTATCCATACCGCACTCGGGACGTCTTTAGCCGCAATGGCATTTACGACGTTATCAGGTGCATACAGCCACTACCGGGAAGGGAATATTCAGCTGAAATCTGGTTTGATTGTCGGAGCTTTGGCTTGTGTTGCTTCTTTTGCAGGAGCTAAGGTTGCTCCTTTTATTCCAGAAGAAAGTCTGCACTATTTAACAGCTGGAATGCTCTTTTTATCCGCTGTGTTTATGATGATCAAATTATTTGTTCTTAAGGAAGACACTGAGCATCAGCCGCTTTCTTCACGTCAGCTGCTCATAAGGGGTATTATTTTAGGACTTGTATCCGGATTGCTGTCAGGTATGTTTGGTATCGGGTCTGCACCATTTATTCAAGTAGGACTTTTGATTTTACTGAGACTTTCCATTCGACAGGCAGTTGGCACGACAATGCTTGTCATTATTCCGATTTCCATTGGTGGTGGAATTGGATATATTACAGAGGGCTATGTTGATTTTATCTTGCTGATTCAAATTTTAATCGGAACAGTATTAGGGGCATTTATTGGCGCAAAATTCACACGCCTTGCACCGAAGCTCTTATTGAAGTCGGCTGTACTATTAACACCTATTATTGCCGGTTTACTGCTGTTATTTTAA
- a CDS encoding YitT family protein translates to MKQGHSQLWIEAKNYLFILIGSAIVAIGFNTLLLPNQIAAGGVSGISTIMQSFGFEAAYVQWGLNIPLFIAGFYLLGGTFGLKTLVGSIFLPSMVFVTRHIAPVTHEALLAAIFGGVVIGIGIGLVFLGNGSTGGTALAAKIINKYTGLTLGTCLAMMDGLIVLAAMTVFGIEEGLYAVIGVFISSKTIDVVQAGFSHSKMAMIITGHEDEVRQAVFDQIDRGVTKISAVGGYTDHDRPILMCVVGQSQFTKLKQVVKAIDASAFVIVMDAKEVLGEGFKRA, encoded by the coding sequence ATGAAGCAGGGACATTCACAATTATGGATTGAAGCGAAAAATTACTTGTTCATTTTAATCGGATCAGCCATTGTGGCGATTGGATTTAATACGTTATTATTACCGAATCAGATTGCTGCAGGTGGAGTGAGCGGTATTAGTACGATTATGCAGTCATTCGGCTTTGAGGCGGCGTATGTGCAATGGGGACTCAATATTCCGCTGTTTATCGCTGGTTTTTATTTATTAGGCGGGACATTTGGCTTGAAAACGCTCGTTGGCTCTATTTTTTTACCTTCGATGGTGTTTGTCACAAGACATATTGCACCTGTGACACATGAAGCGCTCTTAGCAGCCATTTTTGGCGGAGTGGTGATTGGGATCGGAATAGGGCTCGTGTTCCTTGGAAATGGATCAACAGGTGGAACGGCGCTCGCTGCCAAAATCATCAATAAATATACAGGCCTCACGCTTGGCACCTGTTTAGCGATGATGGATGGCCTAATTGTCCTGGCTGCGATGACTGTTTTTGGGATTGAAGAGGGACTGTACGCTGTCATTGGTGTGTTTATTTCAAGTAAAACGATTGATGTTGTACAGGCCGGCTTCAGTCATTCGAAAATGGCGATGATCATTACAGGGCATGAGGATGAGGTCAGGCAGGCAGTATTTGATCAAATTGACCGTGGTGTCACAAAGATCTCAGCAGTCGGTGGATATACCGACCATGACCGTCCAATTCTGATGTGTGTCGTTGGGCAGTCACAATTCACAAAGTTGAAACAAGTGGTGAAAGCAATCGATGCATCAGCATTTGTCATCGTAATGGATGCAAAAGAGGTGCTTGGTGAGGGTTTTAAAAGGGCGTAA
- a CDS encoding winged helix-turn-helix transcriptional regulator encodes MSAPSNPVSIVNHGCPVSTTTSVIGGKWKGVILYHLTCGPKRYNELRRLLPRISQRVLTLQLRELEQDGVVHRKVYEEVPPRVEYSLTSLGDTLKPIIFAMREWGESYGKEARPKEKSCHL; translated from the coding sequence ATGAGTGCACCATCCAATCCAGTCAGTATTGTCAATCATGGCTGTCCCGTTTCAACCACAACGAGTGTAATAGGAGGAAAATGGAAAGGAGTGATCCTTTATCATTTGACTTGCGGTCCAAAACGATACAACGAATTACGCCGGCTTCTGCCAAGGATTTCTCAGCGTGTTCTCACGCTGCAATTGCGCGAGCTAGAACAAGACGGCGTTGTTCACAGAAAAGTCTATGAGGAGGTCCCTCCTCGTGTCGAATATTCACTCACTTCTCTTGGAGATACTTTAAAACCCATCATCTTCGCTATGCGTGAATGGGGCGAATCCTATGGAAAAGAAGCTCGCCCAAAAGAAAAAAGCTGCCATCTCTAG
- a CDS encoding amino acid permease, with protein MEKEHVQLKRTMTSRHIMMLALGGAIGAGLFKGSSSAIDIAGPAVILAYMIGGLILLFIMQGLAEMTVARPGARTFRDLIEPVLGKYPAYFLDWIYWKMWVLNIAAEAIVSAIFIQYWFPQVPIWTLVLIISLVVTLINVCSVKMFAETEYWLASIKIAVILLFIIIGLTMLFVSFGQHAAPGLSNLTDHGGFFPNGTGGLIAAMLVVVYSYGGTEMIGVTLAETKNPEKVIPKAIQSTFVRIIGFYVLPFFIIVSLIPWNQVNNEQVSPFVTVFATIGVPYASDIMNGIILLAILSSMNSGLYASSRVLFTQAMDGRVWKGFSKLSKQQVPVRAILVCTSTLYAAVLISLFVGSQTFNYLMGSLSYTVLFIWFIIAVGHLKSRSVTAPGGYRVKLYPFTTWFSVIAIIAIFIGVVSTTPIVQTLVTMGIYLIITLSFFINRKRFETVV; from the coding sequence ATGGAAAAGGAACATGTGCAGTTAAAACGAACAATGACGTCAAGGCATATCATGATGCTCGCACTTGGCGGTGCCATCGGTGCTGGTCTGTTTAAAGGAAGCAGTTCTGCCATTGATATCGCTGGTCCTGCTGTCATTTTGGCATATATGATTGGTGGTCTTATTTTATTATTTATTATGCAAGGACTTGCCGAAATGACGGTTGCACGACCTGGCGCTAGAACATTTCGTGATTTAATTGAACCTGTGTTAGGCAAATACCCCGCCTATTTCTTAGACTGGATCTATTGGAAAATGTGGGTGCTGAACATTGCAGCAGAAGCGATCGTGTCTGCAATCTTTATTCAGTACTGGTTCCCGCAAGTACCAATATGGACACTTGTGTTAATCATTTCACTTGTTGTGACATTGATCAATGTTTGTTCAGTCAAAATGTTTGCTGAGACAGAATACTGGTTAGCCTCTATAAAAATTGCTGTCATTCTTTTATTTATTATCATTGGGTTAACGATGCTGTTTGTCTCATTCGGACAGCATGCAGCACCGGGATTATCCAACTTAACCGACCACGGGGGATTTTTCCCGAATGGAACGGGCGGCTTAATTGCGGCAATGCTGGTGGTCGTGTATTCATATGGGGGAACTGAAATGATTGGGGTCACATTAGCAGAAACAAAAAACCCTGAAAAAGTCATCCCAAAGGCCATTCAAAGTACATTTGTACGAATCATCGGTTTTTATGTACTTCCGTTCTTCATCATCGTCAGCTTGATTCCTTGGAATCAAGTAAACAATGAGCAAGTGAGTCCATTCGTCACGGTGTTTGCAACGATTGGTGTGCCATATGCAAGTGATATCATGAACGGGATTATTTTACTAGCGATCTTGTCTTCTATGAACTCTGGTCTGTATGCTTCTTCAAGGGTACTATTTACACAGGCGATGGATGGCCGTGTATGGAAGGGTTTTTCTAAGCTGTCGAAACAGCAGGTGCCAGTCAGAGCGATTCTAGTATGTACATCTACTTTGTATGCAGCCGTATTAATCTCTCTTTTTGTAGGAAGTCAAACCTTTAATTATTTAATGGGATCTTTAAGCTACACAGTCTTATTCATCTGGTTTATTATTGCTGTCGGGCATCTAAAGTCTCGAAGCGTAACAGCACCAGGAGGATATCGCGTCAAGCTGTATCCTTTCACGACATGGTTTTCTGTCATTGCGATCATTGCCATTTTTATTGGCGTAGTATCAACAACTCCGATCGTCCAAACCTTGGTCACAATGGGTATCTATCTCATCATCACTCTTTCTTTCTTCATCAATAGAAAGCGGTTTGAAACAGTTGTTTAA
- a CDS encoding murein hydrolase activator EnvC family protein, with protein MKRKLMMAGMAAFIGTTWLYIPGNENRAFAYEDLDQKRQQIEEKTSKTESTLKKKKSELAKLEKKESKLKKEIEKIDHKVSAATEKVAEKEKEVKQTKQEIKKLKKDIQVINDRIEKRKAIFKDRIRSMQKSGGTINYLDVLLGARSFSDFVGRVGAVTTIVEADKDMITEHENDLKLVEQKEAELNNQLNGLETSLKELEELKKDLSKQQKEKEKILGDVTDKKNHAHDELGKLENEQEILANQKAAVKSEEARRQKEEAKRAEQAAAEKSAPAPQSGGSDQVSDTPASSSGFIKPAAGRFSSGFGGRSGGQHYGLDIAAKGTVSVVAAAAGTVTNSSYSSSYGNVIFITHNINGQTYQTVYAHLSTRSVSTGQRVEQGQFLGYMGNTGQSHGQHLHFEIHKGLWNGAKSNAVNPAQYIR; from the coding sequence TTGAAAAGAAAGCTGATGATGGCTGGAATGGCAGCGTTTATTGGAACAACGTGGCTATACATTCCAGGGAACGAGAATCGTGCATTCGCATACGAAGACCTAGATCAAAAACGTCAACAAATCGAAGAGAAAACATCAAAGACTGAATCAACTTTGAAGAAAAAGAAATCAGAGCTGGCTAAGCTTGAAAAGAAAGAATCCAAGCTCAAAAAAGAAATTGAAAAGATTGACCACAAGGTAAGTGCTGCAACTGAAAAAGTCGCTGAAAAAGAAAAAGAAGTCAAACAAACGAAGCAAGAGATCAAGAAACTAAAAAAAGACATTCAAGTCATCAATGATCGAATTGAAAAAAGAAAAGCTATATTCAAAGATCGAATTCGTTCGATGCAAAAAAGCGGCGGTACGATCAACTATTTAGATGTGCTGCTGGGTGCTCGCAGCTTTAGTGATTTTGTCGGTCGTGTTGGAGCTGTCACAACCATTGTCGAAGCAGACAAAGACATGATTACAGAACATGAAAATGATTTAAAGCTGGTGGAGCAAAAAGAAGCAGAGCTAAATAATCAGCTAAATGGACTTGAAACATCTCTGAAAGAGCTAGAAGAGCTGAAAAAGGATTTGTCTAAACAGCAAAAAGAAAAAGAGAAAATCTTAGGGGATGTCACAGATAAAAAGAACCATGCCCATGATGAATTAGGCAAACTTGAAAATGAACAAGAAATTCTAGCGAACCAAAAAGCGGCTGTGAAGTCTGAGGAAGCACGCCGCCAAAAGGAAGAAGCGAAGAGAGCAGAACAAGCAGCTGCTGAAAAAAGTGCACCTGCACCTCAAAGCGGCGGCTCGGATCAAGTATCTGATACACCAGCAAGCAGCTCCGGCTTTATTAAACCAGCTGCTGGCCGATTCTCATCTGGCTTTGGCGGACGTTCAGGCGGACAGCACTACGGTTTAGATATTGCAGCAAAAGGCACAGTATCTGTCGTCGCAGCTGCAGCTGGAACAGTCACGAACTCAAGCTACTCATCGAGCTACGGGAATGTGATATTCATTACGCATAATATCAATGGACAGACCTATCAAACGGTATATGCCCACCTGTCTACAAGAAGTGTGTCCACAGGGCAGAGAGTCGAGCAAGGACAATTCCTTGGATATATGGGGAATACAGGCCAATCACATGGTCAGCATCTCCACTTTGAAATTCATAAAGGATTATGGAATGGCGCTAAATCAAATGCAGTCAATCCAGCGCAATATATCCGCTAA
- a CDS encoding swarming motility protein SwrAA: protein MKRASIVREKKYYELVEELKSRTKDVTFSATKALSLLMLLSRYLVNYTTVESVDEIDEDCAEIYFNYLMDNHKRLGINLTDIKRSMQLLGGILDVDVNHYLKDFSLSNVTLWMNQEK from the coding sequence TTGAAAAGGGCAAGTATTGTGAGAGAGAAAAAATATTACGAGTTGGTAGAGGAGCTTAAGAGTCGTACGAAAGATGTGACGTTTTCCGCTACAAAGGCATTAAGTCTGCTCATGCTGTTAAGCAGGTACTTGGTCAATTACACAACGGTAGAATCAGTCGACGAAATCGATGAAGACTGTGCTGAGATATACTTCAATTATTTAATGGATAATCATAAGAGACTTGGTATAAACTTAACCGACATCAAGAGGTCGATGCAGCTGCTCGGCGGCATACTAGATGTAGATGTCAATCACTACTTAAAAGATTTTTCACTGTCGAATGTCACACTTTGGATGAATCAGGAGAAATAA
- the ftsE gene encoding cell division ATP-binding protein FtsE yields the protein MIEMKEVYKIYPNGVKAINGINVSIHPGEFVYVVGPSGAGKSTFIKMMYREEKPTKGKILINSRDLASIKEKEIPYVRREIGVVFQDFKLLPTLTVFENVAFALEVIGEQPHIIKKKVLDVLDLVQLKHKARQFPDQLSGGEQQRVSIARSIVNSPEVVIADEPTGNLDPDTSLEIMKTLEEINNRGTTVVMATHNKEIVNSMKKRVIAIEDGMIVRDEARGEYGIYD from the coding sequence ATGATTGAAATGAAGGAAGTCTACAAGATCTATCCTAACGGTGTAAAGGCGATCAATGGAATCAATGTCTCTATCCACCCAGGAGAGTTTGTGTATGTTGTTGGTCCCAGTGGTGCTGGTAAATCCACTTTCATCAAAATGATGTATCGTGAAGAGAAGCCAACCAAAGGGAAAATCTTAATTAATAGCAGAGATTTAGCCTCAATTAAGGAAAAAGAAATTCCTTACGTAAGAAGAGAAATTGGCGTAGTATTCCAAGATTTCAAACTACTTCCAACCCTCACGGTGTTTGAGAATGTGGCATTTGCTCTTGAAGTCATTGGGGAACAGCCTCATATCATTAAGAAAAAGGTGCTGGATGTACTTGATTTGGTACAGCTCAAGCACAAAGCACGACAATTTCCTGACCAGCTGTCTGGCGGTGAACAGCAGCGTGTATCTATCGCTCGCTCGATCGTGAATAGTCCTGAGGTTGTCATTGCAGATGAGCCGACAGGAAACCTTGATCCAGACACATCTTTGGAAATCATGAAGACACTCGAAGAGATTAATAACCGCGGAACAACAGTCGTCATGGCGACACACAACAAAGAAATTGTAAACAGCATGAAGAAACGTGTCATCGCAATCGAAGATGGAATGATTGTGCGTGACGAAGCAAGAGGGGAGTACGGCATTTATGATTAA
- a CDS encoding S41 family peptidase — protein MKKQIASIMASVVLLISAGVMTHKEGTHAESPQAAAAMAGQAQSSDKAKENGMEKIEKAYDLISNEYVEEVDRQKLLEGAIQGMLSTLNDPYSVYMDKQTAKQFSDSLDSSFEGIGAEVGMDEGKIIIVSAFKKSPAAKAGLKPKDEIISIDGEPMKDKSLNDAVLKIRGKKGTSVALKIRRNGIEKELTFHIKREEIPLETVTSSVKEVNGHKTGYIAISSFSEDTAKDFTSSLKQLEKKGIEGLVLDVRGNPGGYLQSVEDILKHFITKDQPYIQIAERNGDRKRYFSKRKEQKPYPVNVLIDKGSASASEILAGAMKEAGKYEVVGDVSFGKGTVQQAVPMGDGSNIKLTLYKWLTPKGNWIHKKGVVPTIAIHQPDYFTVGPLQLKEPLQLDMNNEEVRQAQTLLKGLSFDPGRVDGYFDEETKKAVLAFQSTYNLDKSGVIDLKTAKMMNKMVDEVKSYEKNDLQLQTALKALYLKK, from the coding sequence ATGAAAAAACAAATCGCATCTATTATGGCAAGTGTCGTTCTATTAATAAGTGCAGGGGTGATGACGCATAAAGAAGGAACTCATGCAGAGTCACCGCAAGCAGCTGCTGCAATGGCTGGACAAGCTCAATCAAGTGATAAGGCGAAAGAGAATGGGATGGAGAAAATCGAGAAAGCCTATGACCTGATATCGAATGAATATGTAGAGGAAGTGGATCGCCAAAAGCTGCTTGAAGGCGCCATTCAAGGAATGCTTTCAACTTTAAATGATCCGTATTCAGTATACATGGACAAGCAAACCGCCAAGCAATTTTCTGATTCGCTTGATTCTTCTTTTGAGGGAATTGGGGCAGAAGTGGGAATGGATGAAGGAAAAATCATTATCGTCTCTGCCTTTAAAAAATCCCCTGCGGCAAAAGCAGGTCTAAAGCCGAAAGATGAAATCATCAGCATTGATGGTGAGCCGATGAAAGATAAAAGCTTAAACGATGCTGTACTGAAAATCAGAGGAAAAAAGGGAACATCTGTCGCTCTGAAAATCAGACGAAACGGGATTGAAAAAGAGTTAACATTCCATATCAAACGAGAAGAAATTCCGCTTGAAACCGTAACTTCTTCTGTGAAAGAGGTAAATGGTCATAAAACGGGCTATATCGCGATCTCTAGCTTTTCTGAAGATACTGCGAAGGATTTCACGTCAAGCCTGAAACAGCTCGAGAAAAAGGGCATAGAAGGTCTTGTGCTGGATGTGAGAGGGAACCCTGGCGGCTATCTGCAAAGTGTAGAAGACATTTTGAAGCATTTTATTACGAAGGATCAGCCTTATATTCAAATTGCAGAACGGAACGGCGACAGGAAACGATATTTTTCAAAACGGAAAGAACAGAAGCCTTACCCAGTTAATGTCTTAATCGATAAAGGCAGTGCATCCGCTTCTGAAATACTTGCTGGTGCTATGAAAGAAGCCGGAAAATATGAAGTCGTCGGTGATGTCTCCTTTGGGAAAGGCACTGTGCAGCAGGCGGTTCCAATGGGTGACGGCAGTAACATTAAATTAACGCTGTATAAATGGCTCACGCCAAAAGGGAATTGGATTCACAAAAAAGGTGTCGTACCGACAATTGCGATTCATCAGCCAGATTACTTTACCGTAGGCCCACTTCAACTGAAAGAACCGCTTCAGCTGGATATGAACAATGAAGAAGTGAGACAAGCACAGACGCTGTTAAAGGGATTGTCATTTGACCCCGGCAGAGTAGACGGCTACTTTGATGAAGAAACGAAAAAGGCGGTGCTAGCCTTCCAAAGCACATACAATCTCGATAAATCAGGTGTGATTGATCTGAAGACAGCAAAAATGATGAACAAAATGGTGGATGAAGTGAAATCCTATGAGAAAAATGATCTTCAACTGCAGACTGCACTAAAAGCACTATATCTTAAAAAATAA
- the ftsX gene encoding permease-like cell division protein FtsX yields MIKTLSRHLRESFRSLGRNTWMTFASISAVTVTLILVGVFLVIMLNLNNMASNAEKEVEVKVLIELTANQKQQDELKAEIEKIPEISDVKYSSKDDELKALIKSFGENGQSMGLVDQENPLNDAFIVKTSDPHDTPKVAKKLENLKGTYKVTYGKEEVSRLFNVVGVARNVGIALIIGLLFTAMFLISNTIKITIFARRKEIEIMKLVGATNWFIRWPFFIEGLLLGVFGSIIPIALLLGTYQYAVGWVAPRVQGSFISMLPYNPFVYQVSLVLLLIGAIIGVWGSLTSIRKFLKV; encoded by the coding sequence ATGATTAAAACTCTCTCGCGGCATTTACGTGAGAGCTTCCGTTCACTTGGAAGAAACACGTGGATGACATTTGCATCAATTAGTGCGGTCACTGTCACATTGATTTTAGTTGGGGTTTTTCTTGTGATTATGCTCAACTTGAATAACATGGCATCGAACGCTGAAAAAGAAGTAGAAGTAAAAGTGTTAATCGAATTAACGGCGAATCAAAAGCAGCAGGATGAATTAAAAGCAGAAATTGAGAAGATTCCTGAAATCAGTGATGTGAAGTACTCATCTAAAGATGACGAACTAAAAGCGCTGATTAAAAGCTTTGGTGAAAATGGACAATCCATGGGACTTGTTGATCAAGAAAACCCATTAAACGATGCGTTTATTGTGAAAACATCAGATCCACACGATACACCAAAAGTAGCGAAGAAATTAGAAAACTTAAAGGGTACGTATAAAGTAACCTATGGAAAAGAAGAAGTCAGCCGACTCTTTAATGTGGTCGGAGTGGCGCGAAATGTAGGTATTGCGCTCATTATTGGGCTTTTATTTACAGCCATGTTCTTGATCTCTAATACGATCAAAATTACGATTTTTGCTAGACGTAAAGAAATCGAGATTATGAAACTCGTAGGTGCAACGAACTGGTTTATCCGCTGGCCATTCTTTATTGAAGGATTACTGCTTGGTGTATTTGGTTCCATTATACCAATCGCTCTATTGCTTGGCACATATCAATATGCAGTGGGCTGGGTGGCACCGAGAGTACAAGGCTCATTTATTTCCATGCTTCCATATAACCCGTTTGTCTATCAAGTTTCACTGGTCCTTCTATTGATCGGTGCAATCATTGGTGTATGGGGAAGCTTGACGTCCATCCGTAAATTCTTAAAAGTATAA